In Kytococcus sedentarius DSM 20547, the sequence TTTTCCCGCCTCACGCGGTCAATTCCAGCTGCTCGTGCGCTACCCCCACCCTGTGGACAACGGCTATCGTGTGCCGACCCGACCCTTGAGGATGGGTTCGTCCACAGGCTGTGGACGTCGGTGTTGACGACGCCCGTGGCGCCACGCACCGGACCACGGCTCTGGGGACACGCTTGTGCACTCCGCCCGGACCGCTGTGAGGACCCCTGTGAGCCAGACCCCCGACGACCACGCCACCGCCATCTGGCAGGAGGCCATGGTCCACCTCCAGGGAGCAGGCCTGGCCCCGCGCGACATCGGGGTGCTCCGGCTGGCCACGCTCGTGGGTCTGCTGGAGGGCACTGCCCTGCTCGCGGTGAAGTACGACCACGTCAAGGACGCCGTCGAGGGGCACCTGCGCGAGGACGTGTCCACCGCCCTGGCGGAGGTCCTGGACCGTGACATCCGGCTGGCCGTCTCGGTGGACCCCGATGCGGTGAGCGCCGCCCAGGAGGAGGCCGCACCCCCGGCCCCGTCCCCGGCCGATGAGGACGACCCGGCCACAGGTGAGGGACCGTTGTCCACAGCTGTGGACGGAGCCGTGGAAAAGCACGAGGGAAGCAGTCCGGCACGTGCCGGGGAATCGGTGGCGCCGGCCACGACGGCCAGCCTGACGGCGACAAACTCCTCACCCGGTGTGGAGCGCGATTACTCCGCGCTGAACCACAAGTACACTTTCGACACCTTCGTGCTGGGGTCGTCGAACCGTTTCGCCCACGCCGCAGCGACCGCCGTGGCCGAAGCCCCCGCCCGCGCCTACAACCCGCTGTTCATCTACGGCGGATCAGGTCTGGGCAAGACCCACCTGTTGCACGCCATCGGCCACTACGCCCGCACCCTGGATTCCTCGGTGCGCGTGAAGTACGTGAACTCGGAGGAGTTCACCAACCAGTTCATCAACGCGGTCTCGGCCGGCCAGGCGAATGCCTTCCAGCGCCAGTACCGCGATGTGGACGTCCTGCTCATCGACGACATCCAGTTCCTGCAGGGCAAGGAGCAGACGATGGAGGAGTTCTTCCACACCTTCAACACCCTGCACAACAGCGAGAAGCAGATCGTCATCACCTCCGACCAGCCCCCGAAGAAGCTCAGTGGCTTCGCCGAGCGCATGCGCTCGCGTTTCGAGTGGGGTCTGCTCACCGACGTGCAGCCGCCGGACCTGGAGACCCGCATCGCGATCCTCCGGCGCAAGGCAGCGGCCGACAAGCTGGACATCCCCGATGACGTGCTCCACCTCATCGCGTCGAAGATCTCCTCGAACATCCGCGAGCTCGAGGGGGCCCTGACCCGGGTGACGGCCTTCGCGAGCCTGTCCGGGTCGCCCCTGGACGAGTACCTGGCCCGCACGGTGCTCAAGGACGTGATGCCCGGCGGTGACAGCGGCCAGATCACGCCCACGATGATCCT encodes:
- the dnaA gene encoding chromosomal replication initiator protein DnaA; the encoded protein is MVHLQGAGLAPRDIGVLRLATLVGLLEGTALLAVKYDHVKDAVEGHLREDVSTALAEVLDRDIRLAVSVDPDAVSAAQEEAAPPAPSPADEDDPATGEGPLSTAVDGAVEKHEGSSPARAGESVAPATTASLTATNSSPGVERDYSALNHKYTFDTFVLGSSNRFAHAAATAVAEAPARAYNPLFIYGGSGLGKTHLLHAIGHYARTLDSSVRVKYVNSEEFTNQFINAVSAGQANAFQRQYRDVDVLLIDDIQFLQGKEQTMEEFFHTFNTLHNSEKQIVITSDQPPKKLSGFAERMRSRFEWGLLTDVQPPDLETRIAILRRKAAADKLDIPDDVLHLIASKISSNIRELEGALTRVTAFASLSGSPLDEYLARTVLKDVMPGGDSGQITPTMILEETAGYFVISVEEIQGASRSRNLTRARQIAMYLCRELTDLSLPKIGKEFGGRDHTTVMHAERKIKQLLGEDRRVYDEVSELTSIIRKKAARGR